The sequence below is a genomic window from Lolium perenne isolate Kyuss_39 chromosome 7, Kyuss_2.0, whole genome shotgun sequence.
CAAGGTCCTGGAGCTCGTCGGAGATGGCCTTGAGGCGCAGGCAGTAGGCGTCCAAGGTTTGATCGCCCTGGGGTGTGCCGAAGAATTCCTGCTGCAAAAAGACAACACGttggagcttgttattggtgaagAGGCCGTTGATCTTTCCCCACACCATGCGGGCATCATCGCCTTCCTGAACGACGGTCTTGAAGATGTCCGGCGAGACGGTGAGGAAGAGccagcggatgatggtggcgtcgatggccAGCCTGTCGGCGTCGCAGGCGAGGAGGTCGGCGGTGCCGTCGATGTGATCGCGCAGGTTGTACTTGCGGAAGAGGAGGTAGAAGTACGTCTTCCAGGTGAGGTAGTTGGCGGCGATGGTGGACAGCTTGACGGGGACATGGTCGGTGATGGCGACGGCGCGGAGCTGGCCAGGGTCGGGGTTCGAGGAGTCGGCGAAGGGGTTGGAGCTAGGGGTTGACATGATGGGGAAGGGGAGGCGGCACGCGGCTTGAGAGGGAGGAGAGGCGGcgtggctagggtttaggggtggGGGGGTGCGACGCGCGGGGGAGAGAGGCGGCGTGGCTAGGGTTTAGGATCTAGGAggtgtctgataccatgtagaaggagatgcaatgctcgatgtattgatcggatgcatatggcggtacatatataggccacgtcctcgactatacaaggaaggaggcgggcccaatagtaaatacaaagatatgtatcgctatacaataactacagaggatacacatccggatatacaagatatgtatctcaacatATCTCAACAGCATGTACCACTGCGCACACTGCAGAGATCTCCTCCGCCGTCCTTCGTGAACCAATCTCCAAGAGAAATCAACGCATTGACCTTGCCAAGCCTGCCATCGGTACCACCACGACGCCAGCcagctccaccatcctgcgcgCGTCCATCATCTCGCGTCCGTCGCCAGTACCCCACtgcggcacgccgccgagactcCATCGCCGACACGGTaaatgaacaccactccaccactAGCTGCCACCATATAACAACTACTCCAAAaatgatgccccaagaggtagaacgacgcgaAAAGTGAACCCCTCGTTCGATCCGGGAGACTcaaatctagggtttcccctggagcagcACGAGTGAATACACGCAAGTTGTGATGGTgttgccttcaagaaggtaacaaCATGTAATGTCGTCATCGCAAACCATGACCAGGGTCGGAGCAAGGTTTTCACCAGCAACCGAACATCCTCAACTCGCTGATTGTAGTGACGAGAGAAGCCAAGATGATGCCTTTGACAAGGTAATGATGCTAAGAGACACCTCCATTGTCCGCGAAGACCAAGGTCGAAGCGAATTTTTCACCATCTACCTCATCACCCCAACTCGTCGTCGACTAGATCTTCACCGCTAGAGATCGGTGTGGGATCCTAGGATCCCCCACACCAGATCCCAATGTCGTCGTCTACCTCCGGAGGAGGAAGTCGTCGCAGCCATGTCCGAGGCCGCCAACCCAGGGCCCAGATGATGTGGCAACTCTGTTGGCTGTCGTTGCCTCCGTTTATCGTCAACGCGCATCATAGCGGTTGGAGAGGTGGGGAGGGCACCAACTCGCACCCCTGGCCACTCCTAGCGGGCGCCTCAGCGCCGCCACGCAGCCTTTGGCCGTCGACGCCTTCAACGACggcagagagaggagaggagggtGGGGACGGGGGGATGGAGTGGTTGTCGGTGGGATCCCCCGGGCGGTGCGGCACCGCCTCACAGGGCCGCGGTGGTAGGGTTAGGTCACCTGAACCTTGAGATGGCTATCGTTGTGTTGAATGATACATCCTGTGATAGTTCGGCAGCAAGACATCTTCATTTGGCCTTAGGACCCGTCAGGGCAGTATTCGACTCGATCAACGTATGAGCTGCTGAGCATGGGCACCGAGACTATCGCCCTAGCATGCACCATGTGGAGAAGCTGGGCCCCACTTAAGCTGCAAGTTAGTATTCCTTTGGCTTGCGATTTTCAAAAATTATAAAAATATATTTAATATTAGTCTTGATTTGTATTAGCTTGGTTTCAAAATGTAAAGTCTTTTTACAAAGCTAAGGTGGTAGCTCTCTTCACTTGAAACTCAAATGGTTCATAAATTGAAATTGTGGGTCAAAAGGTACGAAGATTTTAAATTTTAAAGAGTGTGGCATAAAGGAGAATTCTAACTAATAACACATAATGTATAGAATCTGGAAGAGAGAGAAGGTGTCTGACCGTGACCATGGCCTTGAGGAGTAGTGGACTACTAGAACAAAGTGCCGGTTTTCAGGGGAAGGACAGTCGGACAGAACCCAGAACTCAGAAGGCACTCTATCTCATCAAGAAATTCTTCCACCTCCATTTATTGGAGAACAAAGCGTTAGCTGATTAGATCCTTGCTTCAAACTCAACCGAATCACGTTTCAAAAATAGATGTGAAAGAGGCAAAGGGAAGAGAGGGTTGCTGAATTGTTTCTCAAAACCGGACGAAACACCTACATTTACAATACCCTTAACACAAAGAAAACTTTGTCGAAAAGGTTGTGCCGATTGGGGAATTCTAATGAAACATTCCCAATGGACGGTGATTTCCGTTCTCTTTTTCAAGGATACACCCTGGAAGGTGCATCAAGTTTCATAGAAGAAGAGGCCAAGATGGCCGACAACGCCAACAAAGGCAACCCGATACAAACACGACGCCACACCGAATACAACACAACCCACACCAGCCGAACGACAAACTCGCCTTGCATCGTCCAGAGGAGACGAAACACTAAGCTACTGGGCCGCGTCACGACCGAAGAAAGGAACTCCGGGAAGCCAACTCCAACTTCAAGATGGCACAAGCCAACGCACCGCCGACCCAAAAGTGCCCAGGAACGGCGAGTGAACGGCGGGGTTGAACCAGATCGAGGGAGGCGTCGACCACGAAGAAGAACCGCCGACGGTGTACATAGCGCCCCGGAAGCCCAAGCTCTGAGCGGCGGCCACCACCGACTCCAAAAGGCGCATCGAGGACTCCCGAACCATCTAGGCGACGCCTCCTAGAAGGAAAACGACACAGCCATGCCGCCGCCGCCCGATCCGAAGACCGGATCGAGGTTTCCCCCGATGTTCGATGCGGGGAAGAGCGAGCAACACCATGGCGACGCCTCCAACGAGGTGACGGCGCCCGCGGGCGTCGCCGTCGCCAGCTTACGCGGGGATTTCTCCTCGGTCCTGCCGCCAAACCCAAGCCCGTCGAAGAAACGCCGCAAGGAGCCGCCTTTTGGCCACACCGCCGTCGAGAAGCAACGCTGCCGTTGTCGGAGAGGGAGGTGCTGACCTCCGTCTCACCGCACGAAGAACGGGGACTGGAGGGTGAGGCTCCAGCCCGCCGCCGCCCGGCCGGCCGCCGACACCTCCATGGTGCCCAGCAGCCGACGCCTACAGGCGTCCACGCGCCGGCCTGCAGCCATGGCGGGCCCTGAGatcccggccgccgccgcaggGGATGCCTCCCTCGTGGGGGAGAGCAGCACCTCCGCCGACCCGGGATGCGCCGGTCGCCGGCCTCTCGCAGCACCTCGCcgccggagcgccgccgccgcatCCCGCACCGCCGCCACCGGAAGAGGAAACCGCCACCGAGCGAGGGAgaggccccgccgccgccgtcaccgcccgggctttgcccggcgggacctctggcggcggcggaggagggggaGCGGGGGGTAGGAGCCTAGGGTTTTTTCAGAGGAGGGGGGAGCATAAGATATGATATTCCgttctcttttgttttgtttggaCTCAAAGATGGCTGGCAGTCTTCAGTAAAACTACGGGAATCCCAATTTGCCTACGGGGCCCTTGTTGATTAGGTCCTTAAGAGATAttccctccggtctcttttaattgattCGGATTTAGTATAATTTTGTACTACTAAATTTGAGTTAATTAAAGAAAGATAGGAGGGAGTAGTTTTCAGCTTGAGCCATTACCTGTtcataaaactttacccttgtgAGAAAGGCAGTATGGAAAAACCGTATCTACCTCCCTTATAAAGGAGCTAATGTACTCTAACGTTAAAGGAAAAAAAATTATTTAAATTGCTGCCTGGGATATGAGACAGACGACTTGATGCTCGCTTCACCGGGCTCCAGCCCAAAACCAGGGCGCCCAAGTTTGTTGCGATGTAAACAAAAAATCTGCACTCGCTTCGCTGTTTTCATATAATTTGTTTGGCCCGGATTCAGCTCGTAACACGCAAGAAGTTTAGCAAACCAGGACTCAATATTCTACTTCTGTACTACTTTTGAAAAGTACCTACAAGTTGCTTAGTTTCAAGTTATCAACATGGCCAATGATTTTCGATTTTGTGATGGCTAGTAGTGTCATGTTTAAAATTAGCTCGGTACAATTTTGGTGCAGCATGATGCAGAAGGATATTGTTCGGTTGGGCACTGGTAATGTAAAATGTTGATGTactaatgctactgattttacattTTGTCTGAGCACTCCTGGTGAATGcaatttttgatatagcagactGGGAGTGTTAAAGTTAACACTATAAGTCGCAATCTTATTCACGTGGATCAACTTCATTTGATAATATCTCGATATTATTACAAAACAAGCTCATGGTCAGGAAAGCCGAGGAATAATATTAGGTTCAGAGGGTTCCAACTGCACAAATTGAAATGTGAGGTTCATCTTCCAATGATCCTTATTGTTCACTGTATAAAGTGGACCTTTTCGTTATGAAATGACAAATAAAAATACTTTTGCGTACAGGTCAATACGGTCTTCTTTTCCAAACAAAAAGAtgtgaatttttttaaaaaaaaaaaattacacaTGCATTCCAAAACCATGTATTGGATTATTGAGTTTTTTTGGCAAGAGCTCTTAACAGGACTGTGCCTTAAATTTACTCAGTTATGCAAAGTTCAGCACTGCCATTACGAAGCACAAAAACGCTAGTTGTGTCATGCCAACACTTGTTACAGTTTCTCAAAAGTATTCTCGAAACAGTTTCTCAAAAGGCCCAAATATAACAGCTTGCCTGTCAATGGAAATTTACAGCCTGTGTACCCCAACGCCTACAAAGTTGTGATTTAGCATCACGACCGACGTTACACAAACATGAACCTGTTTGCTACGTAGCCCTAACTTACAATACAGCAGAAACTCAGTACACACAAAAGACAGAACTAGTTTGGGGTTGCCAAAGGACGCAAAAATTGCTATACAAAAATTACCTCAAACTTTGCACATGGATGATCTTTAATGTATCTGGCAAGTTCAGCATCATCACTAAATTTGAAGTTGTATAATGCTTGTCGTTCTGTAAGACCAACTGGATAAATTTTGTACACCTTCAACTCGTTCCCACCTCGAATACTTGATGGCCTTTCATCCTTCCATACAGGAACATGGTTGATGGATCCAAATTTAGCATGTACGGCAGACTCCAAAGATCCTAGAGTTAATTTGCTTGATCTGCATGGATAGGCAGAAAACATGTATAAGAATGCAGAACTAAATGAGCAAATAAAATATGCAGTAAGAATGACTTAATTTTGTAATGCAAAGAAACTAGCGGCTGAGGCCTTTGACAACAAATAGTAGTTAAGCAACATATGCAGCTTCCTGAGAATAAGCACAACAGGGGCTAAGACTACGGAATACAGGATGTAAATTTGCCCTTGTTAATCTTGGTTATTTCTGATGTCAACTGCAAATACCAGCCACCAATACAGGGTAAGTAGAACATTCTATGCATACCTTAGATAAATGCTTTCCGACTTAAACCTCCCTCTCTCTCTAACAAATAAGTGGTATACTGTTGCTTTTTTGCTGGAACAACTACATGTGCGATTCATAAATTTTGGAGTCCTTTCTTCTTTTTCATGAATCTTCGTAGCAATATGTATGCAGAGGCGGCAGGATGAATGAACCGCTGCCATGTCAATAAGTGCCTTGAACGAATCAGATGGACCATCATACTTCCACCTACAGATGCAAAACAAATTGTATTCAATCAAAACCATAGGTCATGAAGACCTGAACTTAGCCTAACCTAGTCCAAGCAAATCATGAGAGAGAAACAGCTTATTACAACAGTATTTGTAAGTTAAAATTAAGCTTCCATTCTAATGCAAACCTAATTCAAGCAACTCATGCGTGATATAAGCCAGTAGGTCGTCATTTTCATGCCGTTGCACAGTCACGTTCAAGGATTGCATCCTAAGAATTAGTACCAAGTGCCATGACCACACGAAAGCCTATCTACACTGGGGAATTGATTCATTGGGATATTCAATTGGGCAGTAATTTGGTTCTGAACAAGTCATATATTTACCAGATATGTTGATTGATGCCCGATATTGATGCAATAAAAATTAAGTGAAAGCATCACCATGGTGCAGTTCATAATGCAACACAGCCTACTCCTTAATAAACTGGAATTAAGCTTAAGAGTTAAGATAAATAAACATGGCCCCCATGATGTCCACCAATATCATACTAATTCAGTATTGGATCTTGCAAACATGGATCATAATTGAGTCTAAATTTTGGTCAGAAAACATGTGCTGTTCCAGCAAAATTATTAGTGCACTATATCCATGTCACATTCAGGACTGAGGTCAACAGTCAAAGCAGGATATCTACCTCAAAGATTGGTTAAAAGCATCAGGATTTGATGCAATATGTTTCATGGTCCTAGCAACTGAAGTAACGTCATCAAGCTCCTTAATGTGTAATATTGCTCCTTCTCCTGGAGAAAACTCTTGAATATTTGGTGCACCAACGACAACCGGAATGGCCCCTGTAGTGAGGTGCAAGTCAAATATTGAGAATCACTTCCATTCAagcaacaaatttgaacttcatgaACTTAAAATGAAAATCAACCCCTGGAACTTAAATTAAGATAAACCATAGAAGCAAAATGGTAGTGTTCGATGAGCAAACAGGGAATATCCATACATTAGAAAATTTGGTACTTCTAGCAGTTGGATGCTATGTTTTATGTTCCACAATATAATGTCAAGTTTCTtgaagatgatattttttttAAACATTTCAACCGATGAGAACGTAGATTTCCCAACAAGCCTTTTGTCCCAAGCAAGTTGGGTAGGACCATAGGATATGTAATCCAACAGAAACGTATGGAAACAAAAAGGTGAAAGACAGGGGGAAAAGTAAATTAAGAGCCAATTCTCTAGGTACATGGAGAGTAAATTAAGATTCCAGCACATGGATGTTGATTTTCGTGCAGTCCTATTAAGAGCCAATTCTCTAGGTACATTCCAATCCATCAAGTCCCTCTTCGCAGCCTTCTCCCCTGTCAACTTTGTCGCCCCCTTTCCCTCGTAGTATTTTCCCCACCCTTTAGAATCCCGCTATTAGCTGGTGCTTCTAGGGGGCACTGTTGGATATGCCCAAACCACCTTAGTCGGTGTTGGACaagcttctcttcaatcggtgcAACCCTACCATATTACGTATTACCTCGTTCCTAACTCGGTCCTTTCTTGTATGGGCACACATCCAACGTAGCATGTGCATCTCTGTGACACTAATTTGTTGGATGTGTTTCCTTTTAGTGGCCCAGCATTCTGCTCCATATAGAATCACAGGTCTTATGGCCGTCCTGTAGAAATaaccttttagcttttgtgggaCCTTCTTGTCACAGAGGATTCCAGATGCTTACCGACACTTTATCCACCCTGCTTTGATCCTGTggcaagcatcctcatcattgCTTGGGATACCCCCATTGCTTTGTAGCATTGATCCCAAGTATCGGAAGGTGTCCATCTTAGGCACTATTTGTCCTTCTAAACTAACCTTTCCCTCTTCGCACCAAACTACTAAACTCACAACTCATATACTCGGTCCTGGTCCGACTAAGTCTGAACCCCTTGAATTCCAAAATATGTCTCCGTAGCTCCAAATTGCTACCGACGGTTGACACTGACCCGAATTTCATCTACTAGCACCGCATCCACATCAAAGAGCATACACCAAGGAATATCTCCTACTTTTGTCACCTCAGCCATCACTAAGGCAAAAAATGCACAGGATCAAGGTTAATCTTGATTGGAAAGATGCCAGTCTCACTATCACCTGCGTGAACACTTGTCACGACATTATTATACATATCTTTCATGAGGGCAATGTACTTTGTTAGGATTTATGTTTCTCTAGCACCCACAACATAAACCATGTCATCAAAATATTATCGATTAACTAACACCCTCAGTTAAGAAAattcattactcaactaatggaagTTATCAGGCACAGCATTGTTACTTATACGCAGCATGTGATGGCCAATAAAGTTACCCCATGTAAATTGTGTGAGTGATAGGTGTGCACTAGTGTGGGTGAGTGGTTATAACATACACTCTTACCTGTTACCAATGACTGGAAAAACTTCTCTGTAACATAATCTTCCTCGTTAGAATTCTCAAAAGCCAAACTGAATTTGTAGcgcttcaaagtctccactttgtCCACTGCATCCAAGCAGCAAATCAAATATATAACATTAAAGTTATGCATTCAAGTATCAAAGCACTACAATGATTTCCTCAAATCAAAGGTAATAGACATCAAAATTTATGCATTCAAGCATAAAAGCATGATGTGTCATCTTCTCATTGATTCCCCCTAGATTTACAAACATAAGTCACCCTAGACTCAGGGTTCTTACACACAGTTTCATATTTGACCATCATAAGTGTGTAAACTACATAACTATAAAAAAAACTTGTATTAGTAGACTCATTATAAAGTACAGTAATACATAATTTGTTTGGGTAACTCTAATATAGCCTAATCAGCAACAAAAATGATATACAAGAGAGTTATGATGTCCAAAACAGTTCATGTTTGCAAAAGGTGGGagtaagtataatgatacaaactaGGACCTTAATTAGCAAAGTTGGACCTAACAATGTCTTCATTGTTAAAATTTGTTCAACCAATAAGCACTTGATGCCATGTAATACATTCAAACCCCTTCCCAAGTACTCAATTCAAACATGTAACATGGCCTGGGAGGTGGGATTGCCAGCACCTCATAGACTCAAATTACGAGCACATATGTAGGTAGAAAAAACTGAATGTTCAAATCAATTGTGAAGTTACCAGTTGCTCACTACTACCAATGACCAAAGTACATTCTAAATCCCAAACCATCAACACCATGTTCTTCAAGAACCCATAATTAGAAAAGAAGATCGTGTCATGCTAAGTAAGACTCAATTAGTAATCTATCTCATATAAAACCACACATTGACAGCATATTTAGTATCCAATACCGTTACTGGCTGCATTAAAACTAATATCATCATACCATACTCGTTAACTGGCGTAGCTGGCCACTACATACGGCCTTCTAAGCACAACAGAGCATACCCAGCATTTGTTTATAAGCTGAAACATTTATATTTAATGATACAAACATGCCTAGCAAAGTACTGAGAGAAAAGTGTACCTTTGCCATCATGATTACGATGGCAGCTACCATAAGAATCGATTTTTACATCTAAACTTTCAAGCATCTCGAGGGCTTGCAAACGGAAGTTGCGTGCACCGCAGTTGGAAATAAAAGCTGCAGCTAAGGCTTCTTCAGTCTTTGGAGGAACGGGTGCCATGATATCATATTCAGCCCATGAAAAGTAGCCAACCGGCACATCTGATGAAAGGCTGGTTGTCATCACAATTTGGTACCCTCTCCTGTGACAGAAAGGATTTTAGTTGCCCCATAAATCGCAATAATGATTATCAAAAGTAATAAATCCTACAAGGAGCATGCACAATGGTTCAACAGCTGAGCATACAAAATACTACACTGTTCACTAATATAAAATGTTTTAGGTTTTAGTAGATTCATCAAGTTTGGTATGtattcctcaaaaaaaaaaaaaattggtatGTACCTAGTCCACTTCTAGTGTGTAGATTCACTCACTATGGTGTGTATCTAGTTCACTTTAAAGTGTCTAAAACATCTTATATCTGTAAACAGAGGGAGTACATGACAATAATATGGTTCCAAAGTGAGAATAACATGTTCAACGCAGTGTTCGTTACAGATTTTCTTTGAAGTGATAACTGTTCAAAGTAAGCAACATACTGATCTGATAGCCAAATAATACCACCATACTTTCTTATGCTATTTTAAAGTTAATCAAAGATGGAACCTACAAATACATTAGACCACTAAATATTGCACTTAATATGTATATCACGAGGAACTAGGAGGCTGGGACGGGGTGTTAAATTATCTTATATATAAAGGAAGCACATCACAATTCTGAATTTCAGGTCGATCGGCGTTGTAATTAATTCTGACCACTAAATAAGTATTGCCATGCCATTTCAAACAGGCAAAGATAACTGGAAATCACTAATTAGAATTAACTTGGCTCTTACCCACCCTCGAGCCGCATTAATATTGTTCTCTGAATAATAATGAGACGATTCCATTGATCTGAGGATACTCTTTACGGAGGGATCCGAGACCATTCCAAAACTAGCATCAGGTGTCTTACTAGCTGGAAACCCAAAATCACACCCTACGGAACATTTATTCCAATCCTGAGAGGGGGAAACACATAAGCATTATAGATGGAAACaataaataaaacaaaacaaaaaagatgGGAACATTAGTGTTCTAGATATGAGGCATCAAGTATTCCTTGGTTAACACAGTAGCATCAAGTGAACAATGACACACGACAATTAAACGTCCAAACATTCTAATAAACAAAGTAGGCAATGGagcattttgttttcagaaagtgTTCCT
It includes:
- the LOC127318548 gene encoding glycoprotein 3-alpha-L-fucosyltransferase A, which produces MKGSYSQAQAASRRRRCAWLLPLLVGAAFLGEIAFLGRIDLSKNAAAVESWTTSFYRRSANSGEDALPGGGDGDDDEIRQCVERLEREDAVPYDRDFETDPVLVGGAAKDWNKCSVGCDFGFPASKTPDASFGMVSDPSVKSILRSMESSHYYSENNINAARGRGYQIVMTTSLSSDVPVGYFSWAEYDIMAPVPPKTEEALAAAFISNCGARNFRLQALEMLESLDVKIDSYGSCHRNHDGKVDKVETLKRYKFSLAFENSNEEDYVTEKFFQSLVTGAIPVVVGAPNIQEFSPGEGAILHIKELDDVTSVARTMKHIASNPDAFNQSLRWKYDGPSDSFKALIDMAAVHSSCRLCIHIATKIHEKEERTPKFMNRTCSCSSKKATVYHLFVRERGRFKSESIYLRSSKLTLGSLESAVHAKFGSINHVPVWKDERPSSIRGGNELKVYKIYPVGLTERQALYNFKFSDDAELARYIKDHPCAKFEVIFV